From the genome of Pseudomonas hamedanensis:
AGCCAAGCCAGAATCCGCCGGCTTGTGCACTTTGGGGTCGGATTCTATTGTGGATCGGTCGCTGACGAATCAGCGATCGGGTTTAGCGACTCGGACCATCTCAGTGCATCAGCGTTCGTGGCTTCGTTGTGGGACTTTTCGCCCGCAATTACGTTATGGCGGCTGTATGCGGGAGACCTTTGGGTCTACCGGGGTGCCTGTGACCGGTTCGCTAACCTGCGTACAGCTGCCACCTTCACTTGTTTAGCGACAGGGAAAGGGTGGCTCCATAACCTCAGGAGCTTCACCATGATCAAACCAACACCCAACCCACCCGAAACCGACCCCACCTCCCCCTACGAATCCCTCGATTCAAGAAAACTCCACCAAGCCGCCGACCGCGCCCTCGATCACTACCTCTGCCCACCCGGCTCCACCCCGCCGCCTCGTAGCAACCGCGCAATGTATGCCGTCACCGCAGACACCAAAAACGAAGACCTGCTGGCCAACGCCTGCGAAACGCTCGCTTCGGCGAAAAACATTGCCAACGACTTCGCCAGCCTCATGCCAACATCGCAGCGCCGAACGCTGCTGGGCATTGCGCAACTGATTATGCTGGGGGAACTGGCGGTGAACCGGGTGCTGGATAACCTGGAGTTGCCAGGGTGATGCCGGCTGGCTGAGTTGTCCGGCGATCATGCCGGCCTCTTCGCGAGCAGGCTCGCTCCCACATTTGATCCTTGTCCGGCACAAAATCTGTGACTACTGAAGAACCCTGTGGGAGCGAGCCTGCTCGCGAAGGCTGACTCTCAGTCAACACATGGCTTCAGGCAGAAAAACCCGCCGCCCAATCAACCGGGTCGGCGGGGTCGGGCCGTTTCCGTCCCACTGAGTCCACCCTCATTGGGTGCCCCGACAGCATAACCGTTGGTCGCAAAGGGGCATTCCCCTGTCAGATCTAACAGGTGCGCAAATCAAACAACACGCGTTCAATCATTCCATCCACGGATGCGAGTGTCCGCCATGTTCGCCAATGATCCCGTTCGGGAAGAATCCCCGACTCTGCAAGCGTTCGATGTCACGGGCCTTCGCCACTCAAGCTCTGAAAACCCTTCAAGAGGGATGTCCTGATGCCTGCCGGTTCGATTTCCCTGTTCCCGCCCTACGACGATGAAAACCAGCCACTGGCGCTGCGACCAATCCTGATCGCGGGGATGCAAGCGCCCGTGGAGGACGGCGATGGCGGGATCAATTTCAAGACCGCCACCGACTACCCCGACGGGCTGCTGTGCGCCATTAATCCTTATCTGAGCCCCATGAAAGAGGGCGACAAGCTTGAGATTCATTACAACGGGGGAAAAATCCTCGAACGATGGGTGGCCGCCGACGAAGTCGATCAACGGGTGTTCTTTTATTTGCCGGCGCCTGAGCAGTCTGGATGGATTGAAGATTGCCATTATGTGCTGACCCGTGCAGGTGAGACCGTATCCGATCCACCTTCCGCGTCCCTGCGCTTACTGGTCAAGCTTTACAAGCCTGGGAACTTTGACAGAACGCCGCATTTACCCGGCCATTCAGAGTTGCACATCGTCCAATTGCCTGCGGAACTGGTAGAACAGGGTGTCATCGATGCGGAGTGGGCGAAAAACGGCGTGTTAGCCACGATACCGTTTTACGTATACATCACCCGCAACGACCAGATCCGTCTGCAACTGGGCAGTTACTCGCTCCCCGCGCATGTCGTCACGCAGGCACAGGCCGAGCATAAGGAGCCGATTGAGATCTACATCAACCAGGACGCCATTCTCGGCGCGGGTGATGGTGAAGAAGTGGAGATCAGATGGCGCGTCAGTGACGAAGTCTGGAACTGGGCCGACACTCACTCCCAAACCACTTGCATCGATGTGGACGCCGGCGGCTGGCGCCTGGAGGCGCCGATCATCAAGGAAGCTTTTAACAAAGTGATCACCATCAGAGACCTGGACAAGAAGCCGGTAACGGTGCAGATCCATGTCAGAGGCGATGAATTCGACCTGGGGGATACTCTAACGATGACCTGGCTCGGTAAGCCGCCGAATAATGGCAAACCGATCAGCCTTAGCGAAACCCGCATCATCGACAACATCCCCAGCGTGCTGGAAATCCCGGTGCCCTATGAGGAAGTCAGGGCGATTGCCCAAGGCACGGCCGACGCCTCCTACATTCTCTACAAAAAAGATGGCGGTGACCCGCTGTCGTCAAAACGCGCCCTGGCTGATGTAGTGGGCGACGTCGACATGCTTCCCGAGCCAATCCTTCTGCAGTTGCTGGGCGACACCCTCGATCCGGACGAGCCCTACGCCACTGTCGAAGTCCGCTATGCCATGAAAAACGGCGACCTGATCAACCTGGTCTGGCTGGGTAAGAAATCCAACGACCAACCCTATCTGCATGAACAGCCTCATACCGTCAGCGAAAACGACGCCAGGCAAGGGTGGGTCAGGCTCTACGTCAATGCCGAGCACATCAGCGTGCTGGTCAACGGCACACTCGATCTTTCCTATCGGGTCGCCAACGACGATACGGGGCTTTACAACGTCCGCGAGTCCGAGCGACTGCTGGTCAGGGTCGAGAAGGTCAGGGCGACGCTGCCCAAACCTGTTGTCGAGGAGGCCGAACCGCCCGGGGACGTGCTCGATCCTTCCAAGGTATTCGACAATGTTCATGTGCTGATCGCCGAGGCGAACACCGTCAGGGGCGATGTACTGACCTACTACTGGCGCAGTCCCAATCCCTTTGGCAGTACCGGCGACTGGTTGCCCATCACCACGGTGAGCGAAGGCGAGCCCGTGCGCTTCAGGGTCGACAAGGAATATGTCACGGCGAACATCGGGCAGTACGTCAAAGTGAGTTATTCGCTGTCGCGCGCCTCGACCGGACGACATGAATATTCGGCCACGCTTGATTTGCTCATCGGCGAGTTGGTAGGTGACTTGCCGCCGCCCGAGGTGATCCAGGCACCTGACGGAACATTGGACCCGATGAGCGGACTGAACGGAGTGGATGTGAAGGTCAGTTATCGGAGCATGAAGCCTGATCAGGACGTTATCCGGTTGAAGTGGCTTGGCTCACCGGGACCCGGCACATCCGAGGATCTTGAGTTGCCTGGGCACTCCAGCGGCACGGTTGTATTCCACCTGCCCTCTACATTGGCCGGCGCGAATATCGATCGACGAGTCAGCGTCGAGTATGAGGTAACGCGCTATACCATCACCACACCTTCACAAACGCTGGATCTATACGTTTCGGGTTTTTCCGATCCAGAGAGTCAGCTACCCCGTCCTGTGGTTCCTCAAGCGCCGAGCGGAGTTCTGGATTTGATGACCTTTAGCGCGGATGCCAGAGCCCTTGTTGAAAAATGGTTGCACATTGCCCCCAAACAAATCATCTGGCTGCAATTGGTGGGAGAAACCACTGCCGGCGATTGTTACGTCATCAAAATTATCGACGGTAAAGAAATAACCGCTGCCCAATTGAGCAGTGGGCTCAACGAAACATTGCTCAGAAGCGAGTTGGTCAAACTTGGACATTCCACCGCAGCGACTGTAATTTGCAAGGTCGCCTTCGATGGCCGCATAGATGAGAACAGCGCTTATGTGTTTCCACTGCTGCCATTGACCGTCAGAACCCGCTATGACTACATCCAGCCAACCATCAGCAAAGTCACGGATTCACGCAGCGAAATCGACGAAGGCGGCACCACCCGCGACAACGAATTGACCATCTTCGGCACCGCCACACGAGATGAAACCGTTGAGCTGTTCGATGGTGAAACGACCTCACTGGGGACAGCGGCAGTCGACACGGACAGCACATGGAATTGCAAGATCGGCATACTCACCGAAAAAACCTACAGCATCACCGCCAAGGCTCTTTATGACGCCGATCCGGTGTCGAGTCCCCCCAGAACCTTTACCGTCAAATTTGCAGAAACACCCGAAGTCCTCGCCATCACCGACTCGCGAGGCCCCGTCGCGCCGGGCGCCATCACCTATGACAACAGCGTCTTCGTAGCAGGCAGCGCGACCCCCAACCTGCAAGTGCGCTTGCTGGGTGCCGATGCACCGGCTATCACTCTGGATGTCGACGAACGGGGCACATGGAGTCACCGCCTCAACAACCTGACGGTCAAGACCTATAGCCTCACCGCCGAGGCGCTATACGATATTGATCCGCCGGTTGGCAGCCCCAGAACCTTCGTGGTGGCTCAGGCCGTGACACCGACGATTTCTCGGGTGAGCGATATCCGAAGTGATGTCCCCATGAACGGCACCACTTATTATCGAACCGTTACCCTGACCGGCAAAGCCAGCCCCAACGAGAAAATCACCCTGCTCGACGTCGACAAGCCAATCACCACCTCGGACGTCAAGCCCAGTGGGGATTGGGACTATGTCTTCAACAATCTGACCTTGAAAACCTACAGTCTTATCGCCAGGGCCGAATACGGCAGTAATCCGGAGTCAGCCCCGCCCCGGGTGTTTACCGTGGCGGCCTTTATTTCTCCGACGATTACGGCCGCTGTCGACTCCGTCGGCCCGGTTGCGCAAGGCGGAACCACGTATGACAGCACGGTCACGTTAAGTGGTGAAGCCACTCCGAGAGAACGGATCCAGCTCCACAACAAAGGCACGCCCATTGGCGCACCGATCGACGTCGCAGCCGACAAAAAGTGGAGGGCGCCGCTCACCAGTCTGGCGACCAGCTCACACAGCATTACCGCCAAAGCCTTGTATGGTGCTGTTCCGGTGGACAGTGAACCAAGGAACTTTACCGTCGCCGCCCACATCGCCCCCAAACTGACATCGGTCCATGACGGCATCAGTGAAGTTCAACCGGGTGGAGAGACCAAACGTACTTCGGTGACCTTGCAAGGCACCGTCACACCCAACCGTCAGGTCCAGATTTACGATAACAACACCCCTAAACACACAGTGACCGCTGTCGGAAGCAACTGGAGTACGACATTGCCGGTAGCCATTGGCCAACATGCGATCAGAGCCAGAGCCGTCAGTACCGGACAGGAAACGGAGGTTCGCAGTTTCAGGGTCATTTCGCCGATTCCGCCGCTGGTGTTCAACACCACCAAAGTGTTATTGAACGGTAAGACTTATTTAATGCCGGAGCATCCTTCGGTACTCCCGCCTTTTGGACCGGGCACGTCGACCCATCATCGGGCATCCGGAGGAAATCCAAATTCGAATTATCGTTACTACTCCAGCAATGAACGGGTGGCCGTTGTAGACGGCACGGGTCTTGTCACGGTCAGAGGCAAGGGCAGAACACAAATCACAGTAACTGATGGAACGACCACTGCTCCAGGTTACGAAGTAGAAGTCACCGGTGTCATACATTGCATTGGGTTGGGCAATGGAGACTATTACACTATTACCAATCGAGCCTACGCGAGAGGGACTTACCTGACGACCCTCGCTCAACTAAGAGAAATCTTCAACCTCTACGGAAGTCGCTGGCCTATGGGCAATGGTTATTATTGGTCAACCAACGTCGCAGCAAATTTTCCGTTCTTGCGCCTTTATATGAAAAATCTCGTGACGGGGCAGGAGGCCCATGTCCAGCACTATGCTTCATATCCTTTAGGGATCGGGGTCATATAGGCAGTTCGATGGCTTCAGCAAAACGCCTCGCAATTTTGCGAGGCGTTTTTTTTAAATCTTTAATCCAAACATCATTGGATTACTTACCAGCGGTACCACACCCCCAAATTCACCCCATAAGGCTTCTCGATATGCTCCCCTCTGGAGTAATCAAAATCAGCACGCACCTGCCATTTCTCCGACATGGCCACTGCCAGCCCTGCGCCGAACTCGGCCCGCGAGCCTGACAAATCATTGTTGAACACGTTGTCGTTGACCTTCACTTCGTTGTTCGTAGCGAACTCATGGGCAATGGCGGCACGTACATATGGGCGGACAACGGTGCCGTTGCCGACAGTGAAGTTACGCCCGAATGTGGCACCGGCCTTGCCGAGCAATGAGCGCGTGCGATCACCATCAGCGCGCATGTCGTTATCGAGTGTGTAGCGCTTGTCCTGGATCTGCACCGCCGACCACTGGGTGAAGGGCTGGACAAAATACCCATCGGCCCATGTGAATTGACGACCGAACTCCACCGAGCCACCCACGCCCCAGTTGTCGTAATTGCCCTTGGCACGACTGCCGTCGCTCAGACCCACTTTGGACTCGTTGCGATAGCGGTTGAACTTGAGCACGCCGTCCAGGTAGTAACTCTTGGCGCTGTCAAACCAAGTAAAGTAAGGGCCGAAGTAGTAGCTTTTCACCGTACCCGAAGTGCCGTTTTTCAGGTCCAGATCCGACTCGCTCGTGCCCGCCAGAACCCCCACCAGCACATCGCTTTCACCCAGCCGGGCGTCGGCGCCAAGGGACAGGCCCTGCTGCGTCTGTTGATAGCCCACGCCGGAGTTATCAGCGACGTTGTATTTGTTGCCGTAGGTGCGGATCCAGCCACCGGAGCGGTCGCCGTTGAAATGCAACTCATCCAGACGGTTGCGTAACGGCCCCATGTCGCCGTACCACACGGTGAGCGCGGTGTTGAACAGCGCCAGTACCGAACGCGCACCGGGGCTGATCACCTCGGTGGTCGGGTCGAGAAACCACTCCTTCGCCCCCCCCTCGATTTCCCGACTGGCCAAACCGTAGGACCAGGTGCCGACATCCACCCTCTGCTCACCCGCCAGGGCAAAATTGGCACTGTCAGTGGTGGCGGTACGCACCAGCGTCAAGGCCTGTGGCGACGCGGCATCCAGGCCAGAGGCCGCAACTGCCAACGCGAAGTTCCCCGCCGAAGCGCCGGTCACGTTGAGAAAGTCATGCTCACCACTGGCGAAATTGCCCTTCATCAAAAACGTACCTGTACCCGCGAGCGCGCCGACGTTCAACTGGTAATAGGTATCGGGAGCATCCGCCGCGCCGAACGTCACACGCCCGCCGTCCATGCGCATCGCGCCGATCGAGTCGTTGCCGGTCAGGGTCCAGTTCGAATTGCTGTTGATATTGACGCCTTCGACGTTGTCGAGGCGTCCCGTCAATTGCGAGTTGTTTTCCAGCGTGACGTTGGCAGTAGAGCTGCCGTCAACCAGCACATTGCCTGTTATTTCCCCTCGGTCGAAAAGAAGATTGGCCGTACTGTTATCCGCCACATTGACGTTTCCATTCAACGTGCTGTTGGCCACGGTCAGGCTCGCGATCGATGAGCCTTGAACATCCAATAATCTGCCGTTGCCAGCAACAAGGCTGGAACCGTCGAGAACGTTTATCGTGGCCTCAGTACCACGATCCACCAGAATCGCAGAACCACCAATACCTTGCACCGTGGAATTATCCAGCGAAAGGGTACGGCTTCCCACATTGAGGGCATCATTGACCATCCGCACCCCTGTCGCCTGGCCGGTGATGGTCGTACGCGCGGAAGCACTCACCTCTCCACCAAGGATATTCACACCAATGCCATCGCTGGCCGCGCCCATGACTTGCGTATTGGTCAATGACAGGGAGCTCAGGCCCGTAACCTGCGAACCAATCAGTTGTCCACTGATCTGGCTGTCGGACACGGTCACGGTGGCTCCGCCCGCGGCGACACTGGAGCGATTGACCGCCAGCCCGATTTCATCACTGGTCACCGTCGTTCGATCGATGCTTGCCCGACTGCTGGTCACGGTTACGCCATCACCACCGTCGTTACCAACGATGGTGCTGCCGTTGATGCTTAGCGACGAACCGGATTGCGCCGTGATCGATCGGGTATTGGCATCGGAGGCATTCAGTACGCCTTTGTTGCGCACCAGGTAGTCGGTAGGCGCGGTAGACGAATCGATATTCAGCGTGGTGTTATCAACGATAGTGGCCGAATGGGCAAAGTTTGCGAAAAAAAAAACGGCTGGCAGGCAAAGCATTACTCCAGACCGTGCTGAAAAAGCGCGAACGTGTGATACATCCAACATATTCATGATTGATTCACCTAGAAATTATTACGGGCCCGAGCAACTCAATAGCATTGACGGGAGCGAACAATAACCTGACCTCTCCACAACAAAATGTAGGAATAGTCTTCGATGCGCTCGGAAACTTCCTACCACTTGGTAATCCTTCAAAAAAAAGGGAGGCACAAATGCCTCCCTAACATCAACGATCAGATATCACAGACTGCCCCGTCGCCTTTCTTCATGTGTACCCTGACCAAGTGTCTCTGAGCTGATACCGGGCGCCCGTCAATCATTGCCGAATAAGTGATATCGCCCCAAGCGCTCTCCGTAGCCAATATTTTCTGATAGGGAATTTTTACGATAAACCCGTCATTCGCTTCCTGTGGTGTCGGCGCGTAAGAGACTTTTTGATCAGTGTTGGGTTTTACTACCGTACCGGCCGAGTCGGTATAACCCTGATATGTAAATTCCAGAGTTTGACCGGCCAATTGCGACTCGCCACCGGAAACCAGCACTTCTGCACATCTGGTCAGAACCGGGTCCGGGCGCAGTGAACCACAGTTAAACCAATCAATGAAGTCCGGATCAAGATGCTGAAACTTGACTTCGGGAACCATACCCGGCCGAATGAGCACGTCGACGTCCTGAGGCAATGAGTGCACTTCGTTTTGATTGATGTCAGGGTTGGTAATCTTGTAGGTGACCGGCAGCGGATTACCATTGCCACCCGCGTCTGCGACCTCCCAAAGTAAACTGAAAACCAAGTTCCCGGTTTCCGTCCCGTCCAACTCCTTTACACCACCTTGCGCGGCCGTAACGTCAACGCCTTTCCATATCACTGTCATAACATCCTTGGCTTTGACACCGCCGAAAACCGGAACAGTTACAGTTACAACCTGGTCTTTGTCCTCTTCCCGCAGACTATTCGGAGTAGTCGTAACCGCACCTTGCACAATCGCAAGCGCCAGAGTTGGATCCGGATTCTCGCCGCCGTCGCCGTCTCCGGGCCGGCGCAGGTCAACGTCCACGTCTTTTGAAGGTGGCGTTGCGCCAAGTGGATAGCGCAGGTTATGGCGTTTAATCCGATAACTTACGGCTACCTTTTTTTCATCGAGGTTGCCGTTGAATACATCCCGATAAGGAATGCTCACGTAGAACGGAAACGTATTGATCTTCTGCGCCGGTTGCACGACCCCGTCGAAAGTCACTTCCAACTCGTCGACATCCGTCAGATAGTTTGTATATTCAGTCAGAATACCGACCCCCAGAGGGGCCTGGGCATCAGCCAGATCTATCAGCTTGGGGGCGGCATCGTCATCAAACAAAGGGATACTGGGTGCTATAAGCCCTTCAGGCGGATCGGTCAGCGAGACATTGAGTTCCGTGTAGTACACTGGCGTGTTTCGGTTACCTTTACGGTCGCTGAGGTAATAAAAAATGGATCTCAGACCTTCCTCGGTTCCGACCAGTGCGGGGGTCAATCGAAATGTTATCGGAGCTGCCGGATCAGTTATGGTCACTGTTCCGATTGGCGTCGGATTTGGCAAACTCGATCCAAAGAAACACTCAACGAGGTCACCAAGCTTTTTGCTTCCATAATTTGGAACGGTTACCAATACGAACCCGTTATCGTCGAGGTATTTTTTTGTAATGCCGTCTCTCTCCACCTCAGGAGGAACAGTTGCTTTGCCGAAAGCTACTGGGGGCGTTGTATCAATGTTGATTGGGAGTGGTGTGACATCCGATGGATTACCGCCAAAATTCAATACATAACTCAACTCATGAGGTCCTGAGGATGATGTGTAGCCCTCAGGCAAAACCAGATCAAACACCGTCGTAGCCGGATCAACCGGAGTTGTAAAATTGAACCGGGTACCCCGTATGGTGCCATCCCACAAAAGTTGAAGAAATCCTTGAACAGCGTTTGGATCATCCGCTTCGGCAAATCGCGGGATCTGCACTTTCAGCGGAAATCCTTGAAAGCTTGAGTGCAGTTGGTTGGGAGCATCATCCGCTTCATCAGCCAGCAGCGGATTATCCGGATGAAGTTGCGGGGGCAATGCCGCCGCTTTCGGCCTGCGAAAACGAACATTAGAGAAACGTTCGCGGTTCTGCGCCGGTGTCAACGAGTGAAAACTTGTCATTTTTTATCATCCTCTGAGCAACTTTTTGATTGGCACAGGGCGAACAGCTTCCTGGCCAGAGCTTTGTACACAACGACTGCATGGGTGAAAAAAATTGAATAAAGCCTTGAATCAACTTCGACCGAACATCGTCAACCCGCCTGTAAGTTAAACTTCACACAGGTCATTGTCCGGGCTGCAAACGCCGCCACTCGGCCACGTTCGATTGATAATGACAAACTCAGGCTTTGAACTACCTATGCCACCGTTGGCTTTTTTCAGGTGATAACTGCACAACGCCGAGCCATTGTTTACCATGGGCGCAATCAAACGCTCGTAGTCACTGACATGCACATCAAAACCTTCGCGAGCCTGCTCGGCGGTCAGCGTTGTTTTGAATGTTTCGTCCGTTCCGTCAATCGGATCGGTTCCATTCAGACCGGAACACCCCTGCCAAGACAACTCCACGATATCGTCTTCATCGAAGGCTGCATTACCGCTGATATGTACGAACACGCCTTCCCATAATCTGGGTTTGCTGCAGCAATGAAGTACGCCATCCTTGTTGGCATGAGGAAATGTCGGCTCTGGCAAGTTCTCGATAACAATGATCGCAATGTCAACGGGCGTTGCATCCGCCTGCTGCAGGTTCACGCCATTACTGGTGGTATACCAGGTCGGCAGCGACGGATTCACTTTGTCCTGCTCGATCGCCTCCCAGGGAACGATGAAGATGAGCGGCTTGCCGGCGACATCACCGGCTTGAACTTCATACTCTGCGATGGGCGTACTGATTGCGCCCCAGTAGAGGAACAGCTTTTCACCGAGTAACGGTGCGTCATACAGCCTTAGATGTGCCTCGGCTGGCTCCCCGAAATCGATGGTGAGTAGTTTGTTCAATTGCCTGGATCGGGCACCGTAAACTTCAACCTTGGCCAACGTGGAATTCAATAGTGCCGGGGCGTTGGCATGATCCTGCCCAGCGATTGTCAGATTCACCATCACCCGCGTATCGGCTGATGGCAAAGTCGGCGTACCGCCGCGCTGTATGCGGTAGCTCACGCGAACGTTCAGTGGCCCTAGTCCGTCTGCTGTCAGGGTCATCCAGGGCACAATAGCCACTTGCGGGAACTTGCCGGGATCGACATCGAGCGGGGTGAGTGCGTGACCGTTCCAGTCAATCAACACCTTGTCGGAAGGATCCGGGTTTTCATACTCATCGATTTCGACGGTGACAGCCCGTTGGTTTACGGCGCCTTCACGGGCATGTTCACGGTCAATGAAGCCACGCACTGACAATGGCACCTTAGGCGGTTTGAGTTTGCCCGGGGCCGGATTCAGATTGACGAAAGCCGGCAGCAAAGTTGAGCGCGGCCCGCGATTTCCAGACCAGTCGCGGAGCCGGTAGTAAATGAAGCGCTGCCCGGGACCGCTATCACGAATATCTGCCTCAGTCATGGTGATGATCAAACGTTTCTGGTCGATGTCCTCCTGGCTGAACTCCTGCTCAGCTATTTCGATTTCCGAATCCGGGGGATCCGGGTCGCCCGTCCAGTAATAGATCGCACGATCCTTCCCCCTGGCGTCGACGTAGAACGGTACCTGAAACCGTACTTCGCCATGCTGGGAGAGGTAGTCGTCAGTGATGTCGCCAGCCACATCCAGCAAAATCAGAGGATCGGGTTCCTGATTATCGTTCGGCGGCGATCTGTCGACTGTGACTCGCTTTATCTCTGAGTCCAGCAGGTTGCCGCCATAGCTGACTCTGTACGACAGGGAATAAGTGCCGTGATCGAAGTTCAACT
Proteins encoded in this window:
- a CDS encoding DUF6124 family protein, which produces MIKPTPNPPETDPTSPYESLDSRKLHQAADRALDHYLCPPGSTPPPRSNRAMYAVTADTKNEDLLANACETLASAKNIANDFASLMPTSQRRTLLGIAQLIMLGELAVNRVLDNLELPG
- a CDS encoding Ig-like domain-containing protein, which encodes MPAGSISLFPPYDDENQPLALRPILIAGMQAPVEDGDGGINFKTATDYPDGLLCAINPYLSPMKEGDKLEIHYNGGKILERWVAADEVDQRVFFYLPAPEQSGWIEDCHYVLTRAGETVSDPPSASLRLLVKLYKPGNFDRTPHLPGHSELHIVQLPAELVEQGVIDAEWAKNGVLATIPFYVYITRNDQIRLQLGSYSLPAHVVTQAQAEHKEPIEIYINQDAILGAGDGEEVEIRWRVSDEVWNWADTHSQTTCIDVDAGGWRLEAPIIKEAFNKVITIRDLDKKPVTVQIHVRGDEFDLGDTLTMTWLGKPPNNGKPISLSETRIIDNIPSVLEIPVPYEEVRAIAQGTADASYILYKKDGGDPLSSKRALADVVGDVDMLPEPILLQLLGDTLDPDEPYATVEVRYAMKNGDLINLVWLGKKSNDQPYLHEQPHTVSENDARQGWVRLYVNAEHISVLVNGTLDLSYRVANDDTGLYNVRESERLLVRVEKVRATLPKPVVEEAEPPGDVLDPSKVFDNVHVLIAEANTVRGDVLTYYWRSPNPFGSTGDWLPITTVSEGEPVRFRVDKEYVTANIGQYVKVSYSLSRASTGRHEYSATLDLLIGELVGDLPPPEVIQAPDGTLDPMSGLNGVDVKVSYRSMKPDQDVIRLKWLGSPGPGTSEDLELPGHSSGTVVFHLPSTLAGANIDRRVSVEYEVTRYTITTPSQTLDLYVSGFSDPESQLPRPVVPQAPSGVLDLMTFSADARALVEKWLHIAPKQIIWLQLVGETTAGDCYVIKIIDGKEITAAQLSSGLNETLLRSELVKLGHSTAATVICKVAFDGRIDENSAYVFPLLPLTVRTRYDYIQPTISKVTDSRSEIDEGGTTRDNELTIFGTATRDETVELFDGETTSLGTAAVDTDSTWNCKIGILTEKTYSITAKALYDADPVSSPPRTFTVKFAETPEVLAITDSRGPVAPGAITYDNSVFVAGSATPNLQVRLLGADAPAITLDVDERGTWSHRLNNLTVKTYSLTAEALYDIDPPVGSPRTFVVAQAVTPTISRVSDIRSDVPMNGTTYYRTVTLTGKASPNEKITLLDVDKPITTSDVKPSGDWDYVFNNLTLKTYSLIARAEYGSNPESAPPRVFTVAAFISPTITAAVDSVGPVAQGGTTYDSTVTLSGEATPRERIQLHNKGTPIGAPIDVAADKKWRAPLTSLATSSHSITAKALYGAVPVDSEPRNFTVAAHIAPKLTSVHDGISEVQPGGETKRTSVTLQGTVTPNRQVQIYDNNTPKHTVTAVGSNWSTTLPVAIGQHAIRARAVSTGQETEVRSFRVISPIPPLVFNTTKVLLNGKTYLMPEHPSVLPPFGPGTSTHHRASGGNPNSNYRYYSSNERVAVVDGTGLVTVRGKGRTQITVTDGTTTAPGYEVEVTGVIHCIGLGNGDYYTITNRAYARGTYLTTLAQLREIFNLYGSRWPMGNGYYWSTNVAANFPFLRLYMKNLVTGQEAHVQHYASYPLGIGVI
- a CDS encoding autotransporter outer membrane beta-barrel domain-containing protein; this translates as MNMLDVSHVRAFSARSGVMLCLPAVFFFANFAHSATIVDNTTLNIDSSTAPTDYLVRNKGVLNASDANTRSITAQSGSSLSINGSTIVGNDGGDGVTVTSSRASIDRTTVTSDEIGLAVNRSSVAAGGATVTVSDSQISGQLIGSQVTGLSSLSLTNTQVMGAASDGIGVNILGGEVSASARTTITGQATGVRMVNDALNVGSRTLSLDNSTVQGIGGSAILVDRGTEATINVLDGSSLVAGNGRLLDVQGSSIASLTVANSTLNGNVNVADNSTANLLFDRGEITGNVLVDGSSTANVTLENNSQLTGRLDNVEGVNINSNSNWTLTGNDSIGAMRMDGGRVTFGAADAPDTYYQLNVGALAGTGTFLMKGNFASGEHDFLNVTGASAGNFALAVAASGLDAASPQALTLVRTATTDSANFALAGEQRVDVGTWSYGLASREIEGGAKEWFLDPTTEVISPGARSVLALFNTALTVWYGDMGPLRNRLDELHFNGDRSGGWIRTYGNKYNVADNSGVGYQQTQQGLSLGADARLGESDVLVGVLAGTSESDLDLKNGTSGTVKSYYFGPYFTWFDSAKSYYLDGVLKFNRYRNESKVGLSDGSRAKGNYDNWGVGGSVEFGRQFTWADGYFVQPFTQWSAVQIQDKRYTLDNDMRADGDRTRSLLGKAGATFGRNFTVGNGTVVRPYVRAAIAHEFATNNEVKVNDNVFNNDLSGSRAEFGAGLAVAMSEKWQVRADFDYSRGEHIEKPYGVNLGVWYRW